TCTGGGATTTGGCACTCGATCTCAATAGCAGCTTGCATATTTTTTGTTGTTACCTTCTCAATCGTCACTTTTGGATCAACAGCAATCTCAACATTTCTCTGCCATAATTGAACGGGACTCTCAAATTCCTCAAATCTAAAACCTTTATCTTTTAATGAGGTTAAAAATGCTTCCTGCTTTTCATAATGTGTTAAATAAAATCTTGGAATAATGTTCTTGCGCTGATAAAAATCAATGACTTCATTTATGATCTCTTCTGTATTCCCTTCATATGATGAAAGATTTGCGTGATTCGCATCATAATAGGTTGGTTGATTTTCATTATAAAAAAGATAGCCCCAGCTTTTTTCAATCTTCGTTGAAAAAGAGGATAGATAAGCTATATCCAGTTGATGAATATAAGTTTCAATCATTATATTTTCCCCACGTTTCATTTAAATTAAGGTGCTGCTATCCTCATCATATAGCTTTTAATAGAAACATTCTACTGATTTATTGTATCACATCACTCATAACTCCTTATTAAAACTGGTATAATTTAAAGCGTTATCAAAGGAGGAATCTTCATGTCTTTTTTACAACAAGTTTCTCAATCTGAGAAAGCACCAATTAAAACGCGTTTCTATTATGGATGGGTGATTGTCGCCATCGCTGCGGTCAGCGTTTTTTTCTCAGGCCCTGGCCAAACTTATTCCATCTCTCTTTTCATTGATGAATACATAAAGGACTTTGATTGGAGTCGTTCTACAGTTTCTTCTATCTATTCAGCTGCTACTTTACTTGCAGGACTTTTACTATTTCTTATTGGTCGTTTAATCGATAAATATGGTCAGCGAAAAATGGTGGTTATTATTGCGATTATGCTAGCTATCGCATGTTTTTGGAACGCAAATGTTACCAATATGTTTATGCTTTTTGTTGGTTTTTTTCTTATCCGTTTATTTGGTCAAGGATCAATGACATTACTTCCTAACACATTAGTTGCACAATGGTTTATCAAATATCGGGGACGTGCCTTTAGCTTCATGGCAATCGGCGGTTTTATCAGCTCTGCCTCCTTTCCGATTCTTAATGCTTGGTTAATTAAACACTATGATTGGAATACTACATGGCTTGTGTGGGGGACTTTACTAGTCATCTTCTTTATGCCGCTTGCCTTTTTCTTTATTCGCAACAAACCGGAGGACATCGGGATGGTACCCGACCATACTAGTGTTATAAATCAAAATCAACGTTCATCTGGTGAGATTCAACCTGAGCTTGAAGAAAATTGGACACTGCAAGAAGCAAGGAAAACACTTTCCTTTTGGCTCCTGCTCTTTTGTGTGGCCATTCCCGCTTTAGTGAATACCGGGTTAACGTTTCATCTTGTTTCAATTCTTGGGGAGGGTGGAATAAAACCAACAACAGCGGCAATGATTTTAAGCTTAATGGCCATTATCGGCTTTCCTATTTCCTTTATATCCGGCTTTCTTCTAGAACGAGTAAAGGTTAATATTTTGTTAGCAGCTGTTTTTATTGGTGAAATTGTTATGATTATTCTTCTTCTGTTTACTGATAGCTTTTTAATGGCAATCATTTTCGGAGTAATCTGGGGAATAACCGGTGGACTTGAACGGATTACACTTGCTGTTGTATGGCCATCCTATTATGGTCGAACGCACATAGGAAGTATTAAAGGTCTTGCTATGACAGTAATGGTCATTGGGTCAGCTTTTGGTCCCCTACCTTTTGGTGTAGCCTTTGATTTTTTCAATGGCTATGAGGAAATCTTACTATTAACTTTACTATTACCTATAATCGCAGCAATTGCCTCTTTATCTGCAAAGCAACCTGTAAAGAAGCAACTCACAAACTAAAACATCCCTCCTTTTACGGAGGGTTTTCTAAAAAATATTTTCTTTCCTATTCTATTGAGATAAATTACAGGGGCCATTAATAGAAGGCCCCTGTGCTTTATAGAATTACAGTACATCATACCCCTGATCCTCAATAGCATCCTTCATCTTATCTTTCGTTACTTTTTCCGGGTCAAAATCAATATTTACTGTACCTTTATCCAATTCAACTTTTACAGTAGACACACCTTCTAATTTACCTAAACTGCCTTCTACAGCATTTACACAATGTTGACAAGACATTCCTTCTACTTTAAGTGTAACAGTTTCCATCTAAAATACACTCCTTATTTTTTCATTAACCTTCCAACTGTGACTAACAACTCATCAATAATTTCTTCGTCACCATTTTGGATTTTTTCAACAACACATGTACGTAAGTGGCCTTCTAATAGCAATCTCCCCACACTATTTAATGCTGACTGAGTGGCAGAAATCTGAGTAATCACATCATCGCAATAAGTATCTTTTTCAATTAGTGCCTTAATGCCTCTAATTTGTCCTTCAATACGGTTTAAACGAGTAACTAAATTTTTCTTTACTTTCTCTGAGTGATGACTGTTCCTTTGTTCATTAAGATGACACGAATCTTGAAAATCATTCTCTGAGCTCATCCAATCTCCTCCTTATGTATCTTATTCTATTATACCCCCAGGGACTATACAAATCATTAAGTTAATCACTTAGTAAAAGTCTATATTAAAAGGCCGACACCGCTTGTGCCAGCCTTATTTTATGTACTATTTTTTTGTTTGTAATTGTTTATCTAAATAAAACGTTCCAAATGGGATAAAAGCTAGCAACACAGCCCACAATGCCCATAGAATGGACCACCTTTTGCTAAACTTCACGATTGCCAACATAAGCAGGTAAGCAATAAATAGAAATCCATGGACTGCGCCTACTAACGAAACTGCAAATGGGAAGTCTAAGAAATATTTTAAAGGCATAGCGATAAGTAAAAGAACCAAATATGAAATCCCTTCCAAAATTGCTGTTAAACGTAGTAACCCTAAAGAGGTATGAAACATTCTCTCAACTCCATTTTCTAAAACATAGTTCCATTATACATGTCCTAAAAAAAATAAGGTCTATTAAGTTTGACAATTTCTTAACATTGCTTGTTTTATGGATAAAGAAATTTTTCCTTTTCCATACTATAAAGGGAGGTGTGTTTCTATGAATTTTTTACATAAGTATGGAATTGAAAAACAAAGTGACGGTGTTATCCTTACACTATATGTTTTGGACTTTGATACAGAGTTTGCAAATGAGTTGGGAACAACGGGTACATCAACATATCAAGATGAAATCGGTCAATATGCCCAGCAAAGGTTTCCTACTTTTAAAATTAATGCAATTAAAATCGTTGCAGGCGGAATCCTTATAGGGATGTTCTCCTTTACATCTATAACACAATCTAAAACAACAGTTAAAGCTGCATCTCAAGATCAAACCTTGATAAATACTTTAACCTATTCCGTTAAAAGTGGTGACTCATTAAGCCTTATTGCAAAAAAATACCGACTAACAACGAATGAATTAAAATTATTTAATCAATTAACAAGTGATACCATCAAAGTTGGACAAGTATTAAACATTCCGCTACTAAAATATGATGTAAAATCAGGTGATTCACTTTCGGTACTGGCGAAGCAATTTGGAACAACAAGTGATCGAATCAAACAACTTAACAGCCTAACTTCAGACGTAATCTACCTTGGACAATCTTTATATGTTCCTGTAGCAAGTACAGTATCAACTGCTCCAACGTCTACTATCACTCAGCCAAAAACAACCACCTACACAGTTCAATCAGGTGATTCTTTGTCAGTGATAGCTAAAAATTTTCAAACAACTGTCTCGTCTATAAAAGAAGCTAATTCTTTAACAACTGACATTATCAGAGTGGGACAAACACTGAATATACCTGGAAAAGTAAATGAATCTCCATCCGTAACAACCCAACCATCGCAAGAATTAACAAAATATACTGTTATGAGTGGTGATAGCTTATCTGTTCTTGCAAAAAGATTTAATACTAGCGTGGAGGATATAAAAAAACAAAATTCTTTAACGACAGATACCATTTATCTTGGACAAATGCTAGTAATTCCGTCATCAAGTGAAGCTAAAACAGCTGTAGAAAGTAAAACAATTCCTGTTTCCTATAAGGTTGTTGCTGGTGACACTCTTTCTGGTATCGCAAAAGCATTTGGCCTATCAGTCTCATTTATTAAAGAAATCAACAACTTAACCTCTGACACGATTTACTTAGGTCAAACATTACAATTAAAAAAGCAGCCAACAACGAAGACATATGTAGTAAAAAATGGTGATACTCTTTCTGAAATTGCCAAAGAGCATGGTACTACAACAGAAGAAATGGTGAAAATAAATCAATTAACTAGTACTAATATTGCTGTTGGTCAAGTTCTTACCATTAACAGCACGAACGGGACCGCTTCTGCAACAATCGAAAACTCCCTTACTTATCGTACACATACTGTGCAGTCAGGTGATAATATTTGGGACCTTAGTGTAAAATACGGCATACCTCAAGCAGAGCTTTTAAGAGCAAATAATCTAACAACATCAAGTAGATTAACGATCGGGCAAAAACTAAAAATTCCTGTACATCAAATTGCTGTGCAAAAAACAGTTAGTGAACATCATGGAGAATATCTAACGTGGTGGACAGAGGCACAATATGTTTTTCCTATTGGGAAGGTAGCAACGGTCATTGATTTTCAAACAGGAAAATCTTTTAAAGTGAAGCGCACAGTTGGAGCCAATCATGCTGACAGTGAAACACTAACAACTACTGATACAAATATAGCCAAAGGTATATGGGGAGGCTATAGCTGGTCAACTCGGTACGTAATTGTTGAAATTGACGGCCGTGAAATTGCTGCAAGTATGAGTTTTTATCCTCATGATGTAGACTACGTTCCAAATAATGGTATTAATGGTCATTTTGATATTCATTTTAAAGACTCGACAAGACATAAAGATGGTAAGGTCGATCCTTATCACCAAGAAAAGATACGAATAGCTGCCGGTGTAGAATAAAGTAATTTCTATATAAAAAATCTAAAGGTATAGAAAAAAGGGGCCTTCTACCCCTTTCCACTAATTAGTACCAGCCATATCCATAACCTGGATAACCCGCACCATAACCTGCTCCATATCCACCAGTGAAGCCACCAGCTCCAACAATAATTAAAAGAATAAATAAAACGACTAGTAAAGCAAAGCCGCCGCCATATCCTACTGTACCACTCATTCCAAGTTCACCTCCAGATGATTTACCTTATTACAATATGTAAAACGTCTAAAAGTGATCTAGGCATTTGACTAGTATTCTTCCTTTGCTTCTCCCACTTTAAATTTATGGATTGTGTTCTCAAGCTCGTGAATTGTTTTGGATAATGAGGAAGCAAGATCGCCCAATTCTTCAGCTGCAGCTGCCTGTTCTTCTGTCGTAGCTGTTACTTCCTCCGTTGTCGCAGAAGATTCCTCAGCTACCACGACCATTTCACTGATTGCCTTTTCAACTTTTTCTTTATTATTATTAATTTTACCGATTGACTCTTCAATATAATCAATTTCATTTATGATTGAGTCAGTACCAGATAATATATTTTCAAATGCTTGTTGAGTATCATGGATGGAAGTGGATTGCTCTTTGAATAAAGCAATCGTCGTTTTGACAAGCTCAACTGATTGTTTCGTCTGACTTAAAATACTAGTAATAACGGTTTCAATTCGTAAAGAAGAGCTTTTCGTTTGATCAGCAAGCTTACGGATTTCCTCAGCTACTACAGCAAAACCTCTACCTGCTGCCCCTGCTCTTGCAGCCTCAATACTTGCGTTTAGTGAGAGTAGATTGGTTTCTTCACTTACGCTCTTAATCATTTCTACAATATCCTTAATCTGAAATTTATTTCAACATTTAATTTGTCCATTGTTGTGTCAACCTGGCCAATGTTTGTACCCATTTCTTCACTTTTCTTTGTTAATTCTTTAATCGTTTCGATTGACTGACTACTTAACTTTTTCGTTGTTTCAGTAATCGATGATACTTTAACCATATTTCCTGCTACCTCGTTAATTTCACTAGATAGCTCCTTCATTTCACGATTGGTTTTCTCTGAATAATCAACCTGACTAACCGCTCCTCTGGCCACTTCATCAATTGCTGTTGCAATTTGTTCTGTGGCGGATGCAGATTCTGAAGCGATACGTTTTAGATCATTCGAACGGTTAACAGCATAAGCAGAAACCTTTTTATTTTCTTCTATCATGATTGTTATATTATCAATCATATTGTTAAAGCTCGTGCCAAGCTGACCTACTTCGTTTTTATATAAATAATCCGCACGATGAGTAAGGTCTCCCTTTTCAGCTTCCTTCATAATCTCTACGATTCGATGAATTGGTTTAATCATGCTTCTAGCTAAAAAGATACTAACAAAAACAGATAATAGAACAAACGCAAAAATAATGATATAAACCAAATAAAGTACGTTTTGAATTTCTTTCATTAAATAAGATTTAGAAGTGGAAACAGCTACATTCCAGCCATTTTCAGTTTCTTTTATGGAAACTAAGTTGTCTTGTGTATTTTTATGATCCTCAAATTTTGTTCCAATCAATTCTTCATTATTACTTGAAATCACCATACCATCTTCGTTATAGATCGTTATTTCTCTCGAAGAAACATCAATACCACTCTCAAATACTTTTTCAAAAAGCTTTCCGTCGGCTGCGAGAATAAGTCTTCCATCACGATTATACTTTCGAAATAAATATACTTGTTCATAATTACCATCTATTCCAGATTTCCAAAGTACACCTCTTGATAGATTTTGAATTTCTTCTGATAAATTTGAATTTATACTCTCGATATTAAGATCTTTTGCATGTCCTTCGTCTCCAAAAATAGTATTTTCCTCATTTATAAAAAACATAGCTTTTGCCATATTATTAGTTGAAGTAATACTTAAGAAAAAGACTACTGCATCTTTATGCAAAAGAAATTTTTCATAATCTGTTAGTCCTTTTACTGATTCAAGCTTTTCCATTAGCTCTAAATTTGAAAAAGGCACTAACGTTAAATTTTCTATCTCTTTTAGTGAGTTATTCACATTTTTTGTTACCTGCGCACTAATATCTTCATTCATAGTAGAAACTTTATCTTCTATTGTATTTTTCGATACAAAGTAAACAACGTTTCCAATGATCAAACTAGGAATAATCGTAAATAAAAGCAAAAACATGATGATTCTTGATTTAAGTGTCATCCCATTTAAAAAATGAGGCACTTTGAATCCAATCTTTCTCTTTTTCTTTGAAGCTTTTTCACTTGATGACTTCCGCTTTATTCTTCCTTTTATTCGCTTCATCATCCTGTTCTCCCCCTTCATAAATTCAAATTGTTCTGAAAAGACAACGCTCTAATTTAAATATTAAGACAAAGCTCCTAGTCTTTTTCCAACAATCATGTATTCGCTTTCAATTATACTATATTTCGACCGAATTTTTCATAATATTTTAATATTCTCTCACCTTTCTAGTAACATTATCATGGATGCGCTTACAATAACCTCGTGACTTCTAGTACTCTATTCCTATGAAAATTTGTGGAATACTGTCGATACAAAGGACAACATAACTTTTTTGGGGGGATTTCTTTGTTTAATCATCTTAGATGGAAAAACACCAAGATTGGAGGAAAGTATTTTTACGTATTTTTAGTTGTGATTGTTACATTTCTTGTTTCAATTTTTATTACGTACGGATTGCTTAATAAAACAAGTCAAACAATTGACCATTCATTAGCAAAAAATGAAATAGCTTTATATAGTTCAGATTTAGCTTCTCTTTATCATGAGAAATACAGTCAAATTCCAGAATATTTACTTCTTGCTGATGAAGAAAGACTAATGAATTATTTAGAAGACAGCCGAACGTTTGTAGACATTGCAAAAAAGTTAAAAGCTCAATTAACAAACAAAGAACAAATTGACATTTTTAATAAAATCATCGAAAACAATCATAAATTAGATGAATATTTCTTTAGTACGATTGTACCGAATGTCCAACAAATCAATACAGAAGATTTTAAGAAGCTACAAGGAGATGCAAGTCTACTAAAAGTTGAAACTACTGAATTAAGTGAACAGTTAAAAACAATGGCAACAGAATCTAACAAAGCTTCTCTAACAGAATCACAAAATGCCATTTCTACTACGATCAAATTATTAATGATCTCAGTCGCCGTAGCAATTATCGTTTCAACTATCTTACTCATTTTCATCAGCAGAAAAATTTCATCAAATTTAAATCAATTAGTTTTAACAAGTGAAGAAATTGCGGGTGGTAATCTAACGTTTGAGCCTCTAACGAATGATGGAAATGATGAAATTGGAAAGCTGTCACAAGCAATTAATCACATGGGTAGTCGTTTAAGAGAAATGATCTTAGAAGTTTCTCATATCGCTTCAGATGTTGATCATCAAAGTTCCGCGTTTGCTGAATCTGCCTCAGAACTAAAACAAGGCAGCACACAGGTGGCAAATACAATTGATGAATTAGCCTCCGGTGTTAACAACCAAGCAAACGAAGTATCAGATATCTCTGAACACGTTAAGGAGTTCAGTAATCGTTTAATTGAAGTGAATCAGGATGGAAGTAAATTGGTCCAGTTTTCTGATGACATGTTAACAGTATCTGTAAACGGTGATCAACAGATGAAAAGCTCTTTAGAACAAATGAAGCTAATTCATAAGATCGTTGAACGATCGGTTGAGAAAGTGAAAAGCCTTGAATTAAAAACGGAATCAATTACAGAGCTTGTTACAGTGATTAAATCAATTGCAGAGCAAACAAATCTTCTCGCACTTAATGCCTCAATTGAAGCAGCAAGAGCTGGAGAAAGCGGAAAAGGCTTCGCTGTTGTAGCCTCAGAAGTTAAGAAACTAGCTAACGAAGTAACAGCTTCAATAGAAAACATTACTTCTATTGTTACTAGTATTAAAGAAGAAACAACATCAATATCAAATGAACTAAATAGTGGATTTCAAAAGGTAAATGAAGGAACGGAACAAATTGAGGTAACAGGTAAGTACTTCTCAGATATTAAAGAAAAAGTTTACGATATGACAAATCGAGTAAAAAATATCTCATCAGCTTTTAACTATTTTGAACAAACTAGTCAAGAAATCAATCAATCCGTTGAACAAATTGCAGCCATATCCGAAGAGTCTGCTGCTGGTTCAGAGGAAATCTCTGCAGCTATCTATGAACAAACGCAATCAATTGATACTATTTCAACTAGTGCAAGAACGCTATCAAATATGGTTGTACGAATGAATGAGATGATTGGTAAATTTAAGGTTTAAGTCAAACTAAAGATGGAGGTCACAAGGTGCTAAGATCCTACAAAAAAACAAGCTTAAGTCTAATCCTTTGTTTTGTTTTACTCATAACTACAGCCTGCTCGTCAACAGAAAAAGCAACATCACCAAAAACAGCAGGCAAACTTATTACAAATGACAGTGTTCCTTATGTTGGATTTTTATTAGATACTCTTGAAGAAGAAAGATGGTATAAAGATAAGCAATTATTTGAGGAACATATTAAGTCATTAGGTGGACAAGTAAAAACACTTGCAGCCAATGGTCATGACGCTGTTCAATTAAAACAAGCTCAATTGTTAATAGAAGAAGGTGTTGATGTTTTAGTTGTTGTCCCACATAACGCAGAAGAAGCAGCAAAGATTGTGGAACTTGCACATGAAAACAAAGTAAAGGTCATTTCCTATGATCGACTTATTACTAAGAGTGACCTAGATTACTATATTTCCTTTGATAATGAAAAAGTAGGTGTTTTACAAGCAACCGAAATTGTAAAGAACACCTCACAAGGAAAGTTTGCTTATATTGGTGGTGCAGAAACTGATAATAATGCCATTTTATTTAGAAAAGGAGCTATGTCAGTTCTTCAACCATTAATTGATAAGGGAGACATTACCTTAATAGCAGATCAGTATACAGATGAGTGGAAGCCTGAAAATGCTGAAAAAAATATGAAAGAAGCTTTAAAGAAATCAAATAATCAAGTAGACGCAGTGGTTGCAGCAAATGATGGAACTGCAGGTGGAGTCATTTCAGCACTAGGAACTGTCGAATTTAGCAGGCAAAATCCCAGTATCTGGACAAGATGCTGAATTAAACGGTATTAAACGTATTGTTGATGGTACTCAAACGATGACAGTATACAAACCGATTAATGTAATTGCTACCCAAGCAGCGGAAATGGCATTTAAGGTTGCGAAAGGTGAAAATCCAAAAACTGATACTACTATTAATAATAATAAAATAGAAGTCCCTACGATTCTATTAGAGCCTACTGCCGTAACGAAGGAGACAATTGATTCAACTGTTGTGAAAGATGGCTACTTGTCTAAAGAAGATATTTATGGAAAGTAAAGTAATCAAAAAAACGCTGGTGACTTGGTTTCAAGCTACCAGCGTTTTTTCCTTTTTATTATTAAACTGCAATTGTATCTTCTTGCTTTTCAACTTGTTTTCTTTGCTTTTTTGATTTTCTGAAATAGAGAAGCTCATACACTACCGGGATTACAACAAGTGTTAATAGTGTAGCTACACTTAATCCACCGATTACAACAACTGCAAGACTTGCCGAAACTAAGTTTCCTGATTCTGCTTCTTTAAATAACAATGGAAGCATAGCTGATATAGTAGCAACTGCTGTCATAATAATTGGTCTCATACGAATTGTTGCGGCTTCTACTACTGCATCACGAATAATCATCGTTTTCTCATTTTGTTTTACTCGATCAAGTAGAACTATCGCGTTTGTTACAACGATTCCAATTAACATAAGTGCTCCAAGTAATGCTGTTACATCAACGGAAATGCCACTGATGATAATTCCTAGAATTGCGCCAATCGCTGCTAATGGTAGTGAGAATAATATGGCAATTGGTGCGCGAATTGTTTTAAACGTAATGACCATGATTAAGAACACAATTCCAATGGAAGCAAGCATTGTCATGAACAAGTCATTAAAGTCACTTGCTTGGTCGGCACTAGCTCCGCCAACAAACACATCAATATCATCTGGAATGTCTATCCCTTCTGTTTCTTTATCTCCAAAGATCTTACTATTTACTTCAGTAGAGATTTCTGAAAGTTTTTCAGGATCAACATTAGCCGTTACCCTCACATATTGCTCACCATCTTTATGGAAGGTGCTAGTAGGCTCTTCTGATTGCTTGAGTTCAGCTACCTTCGAAATAGTTGTCATACCGTTTGCTGTCATTATAGGAACTTCAGATAATTCTTTTTCCGTGTCAGGTGTGTAAACTGGCTCAAGCATCACCATTGTTTGCTGATCATTTACTTCAATTGTGCCAAGCGGTGTTTGATTGA
This Metabacillus endolithicus DNA region includes the following protein-coding sequences:
- a CDS encoding GNAT family N-acetyltransferase; the encoded protein is MIETYIHQLDIAYLSSFSTKIEKSWGYLFYNENQPTYYDANHANLSSYEGNTEEIINEVIDFYQRKNIIPRFYLTHYEKQEAFLTSLKDKGFRFEEFESPVQLWQRNVEIAVDPKVTIEKVTTKNMQAAIEIECQIPELGGSIREKAFKEEFAQECYTHYLLKYDGVPCSTACVFFHEQNARLESVATLKEYRGKGLIGQLIHYIQEEVKKKNVERFWVFPINEQVEKVYQKSGFETIMNIKVGHAFLGGKSVEEIRKGL
- a CDS encoding MFS transporter codes for the protein MSFLQQVSQSEKAPIKTRFYYGWVIVAIAAVSVFFSGPGQTYSISLFIDEYIKDFDWSRSTVSSIYSAATLLAGLLLFLIGRLIDKYGQRKMVVIIAIMLAIACFWNANVTNMFMLFVGFFLIRLFGQGSMTLLPNTLVAQWFIKYRGRAFSFMAIGGFISSASFPILNAWLIKHYDWNTTWLVWGTLLVIFFMPLAFFFIRNKPEDIGMVPDHTSVINQNQRSSGEIQPELEENWTLQEARKTLSFWLLLFCVAIPALVNTGLTFHLVSILGEGGIKPTTAAMILSLMAIIGFPISFISGFLLERVKVNILLAAVFIGEIVMIILLLFTDSFLMAIIFGVIWGITGGLERITLAVVWPSYYGRTHIGSIKGLAMTVMVIGSAFGPLPFGVAFDFFNGYEEILLLTLLLPIIAAIASLSAKQPVKKQLTN
- the copZ gene encoding copper chaperone CopZ, encoding METVTLKVEGMSCQHCVNAVEGSLGKLEGVSTVKVELDKGTVNIDFDPEKVTKDKMKDAIEDQGYDVL
- a CDS encoding metal-sensitive transcriptional regulator; amino-acid sequence: MSSENDFQDSCHLNEQRNSHHSEKVKKNLVTRLNRIEGQIRGIKALIEKDTYCDDVITQISATQSALNSVGRLLLEGHLRTCVVEKIQNGDEEIIDELLVTVGRLMKK
- a CDS encoding DUF3817 domain-containing protein; the protein is MFHTSLGLLRLTAILEGISYLVLLLIAMPLKYFLDFPFAVSLVGAVHGFLFIAYLLMLAIVKFSKRWSILWALWAVLLAFIPFGTFYLDKQLQTKK
- a CDS encoding LysM peptidoglycan-binding domain-containing protein produces the protein MNFLHKYGIEKQSDGVILTLYVLDFDTEFANELGTTGTSTYQDEIGQYAQQRFPTFKINAIKIVAGGILIGMFSFTSITQSKTTVKAASQDQTLINTLTYSVKSGDSLSLIAKKYRLTTNELKLFNQLTSDTIKVGQVLNIPLLKYDVKSGDSLSVLAKQFGTTSDRIKQLNSLTSDVIYLGQSLYVPVASTVSTAPTSTITQPKTTTYTVQSGDSLSVIAKNFQTTVSSIKEANSLTTDIIRVGQTLNIPGKVNESPSVTTQPSQELTKYTVMSGDSLSVLAKRFNTSVEDIKKQNSLTTDTIYLGQMLVIPSSSEAKTAVESKTIPVSYKVVAGDTLSGIAKAFGLSVSFIKEINNLTSDTIYLGQTLQLKKQPTTKTYVVKNGDTLSEIAKEHGTTTEEMVKINQLTSTNIAVGQVLTINSTNGTASATIENSLTYRTHTVQSGDNIWDLSVKYGIPQAELLRANNLTTSSRLTIGQKLKIPVHQIAVQKTVSEHHGEYLTWWTEAQYVFPIGKVATVIDFQTGKSFKVKRTVGANHADSETLTTTDTNIAKGIWGGYSWSTRYVIVEIDGREIAASMSFYPHDVDYVPNNGINGHFDIHFKDSTRHKDGKVDPYHQEKIRIAAGVE
- a CDS encoding methyl-accepting chemotaxis protein codes for the protein MIKSVSEETNLLSLNASIEAARAGAAGRGFAVVAEEIRKLADQTKSSSLRIETVITSILSQTKQSVELVKTTIALFKEQSTSIHDTQQAFENILSGTDSIINEIDYIEESIGKINNNKEKVEKAISEMVVVAEESSATTEEVTATTEEQAAAAEELGDLASSLSKTIHELENTIHKFKVGEAKEEY
- a CDS encoding methyl-accepting chemotaxis protein produces the protein MMKRIKGRIKRKSSSEKASKKKRKIGFKVPHFLNGMTLKSRIIMFLLLFTIIPSLIIGNVVYFVSKNTIEDKVSTMNEDISAQVTKNVNNSLKEIENLTLVPFSNLELMEKLESVKGLTDYEKFLLHKDAVVFFLSITSTNNMAKAMFFINEENTIFGDEGHAKDLNIESINSNLSEEIQNLSRGVLWKSGIDGNYEQVYLFRKYNRDGRLILAADGKLFEKVFESGIDVSSREITIYNEDGMVISSNNEELIGTKFEDHKNTQDNLVSIKETENGWNVAVSTSKSYLMKEIQNVLYLVYIIIFAFVLLSVFVSIFLARSMIKPIHRIVEIMKEAEKGDLTHRADYLYKNEVGQLGTSFNNMIDNITIMIEENKKVSAYAVNRSNDLKRIASESASATEQIATAIDEVARGAVSQVDYSEKTNREMKELSSEINEVAGNMVKVSSITETTKKLSSQSIETIKELTKKSEEMGTNIGQVDTTMDKLNVEINFRLRIL
- a CDS encoding methyl-accepting chemotaxis protein, translated to MFNHLRWKNTKIGGKYFYVFLVVIVTFLVSIFITYGLLNKTSQTIDHSLAKNEIALYSSDLASLYHEKYSQIPEYLLLADEERLMNYLEDSRTFVDIAKKLKAQLTNKEQIDIFNKIIENNHKLDEYFFSTIVPNVQQINTEDFKKLQGDASLLKVETTELSEQLKTMATESNKASLTESQNAISTTIKLLMISVAVAIIVSTILLIFISRKISSNLNQLVLTSEEIAGGNLTFEPLTNDGNDEIGKLSQAINHMGSRLREMILEVSHIASDVDHQSSAFAESASELKQGSTQVANTIDELASGVNNQANEVSDISEHVKEFSNRLIEVNQDGSKLVQFSDDMLTVSVNGDQQMKSSLEQMKLIHKIVERSVEKVKSLELKTESITELVTVIKSIAEQTNLLALNASIEAARAGESGKGFAVVASEVKKLANEVTASIENITSIVTSIKEETTSISNELNSGFQKVNEGTEQIEVTGKYFSDIKEKVYDMTNRVKNISSAFNYFEQTSQEINQSVEQIAAISEESAAGSEEISAAIYEQTQSIDTISTSARTLSNMVVRMNEMIGKFKV